In Streptomyces sp. NBC_00414, a single window of DNA contains:
- a CDS encoding tripartite tricarboxylate transporter permease — protein MDALNSLMDGFGTALTPVNLLWAALGVLLGTAIGVLPGIGPAMAVALLLPVTYGLEPIGAFIMFAGIYYGAMFGGSTTSILLNTPGESAAVVAAMEGNPMAKAGRGAQALAAAAIGHFAGGLIGTILLVALAPTVADLAVDIGAPDYFAIMVLAFIAVTSVLGSSRIRGLASLLIGLTLGLVGLDQMTGQQRLTFGSLQLADGIDVVIVAVGLFAIGEALWVAAHLRRSPGEPIPVGRPWLGRDDARRSWKSWLRGPLIGFPFGAIPAGGAEIPTFLSYATEKRLSKHKDDWGKGAIEGVAGPESAASASAAGTLVSMLTLGLPTTAVAAVMLAAFQQYGIQPGPLLFEREPDLVWGLIASLFVGMVLLLALNLPLAPVWAKLLRIPRPYLYAGILFFAAVGAYAVGGEVIDLVILLVIGLIGFGMRRYGLPVLPAVIGVILGPNAEQQLRRALQISDGSVTGLVDTPFAVTVYAVTALLLVWPLLRKLVTRARTRAHTHEKA, from the coding sequence ATGGACGCCCTCAACTCCCTGATGGACGGCTTCGGTACGGCGCTCACGCCCGTCAATCTGCTGTGGGCGGCCCTGGGTGTACTCCTCGGCACCGCGATCGGCGTCCTGCCCGGCATCGGCCCCGCGATGGCCGTCGCACTCCTGCTGCCCGTGACGTACGGGCTGGAGCCGATCGGCGCGTTCATCATGTTCGCGGGGATCTACTACGGTGCGATGTTCGGCGGTTCGACCACCTCGATCCTGCTGAACACACCCGGCGAGAGCGCTGCCGTGGTCGCGGCCATGGAGGGCAATCCGATGGCCAAGGCGGGGCGGGGCGCGCAGGCGCTCGCGGCCGCCGCCATCGGCCACTTCGCGGGCGGCCTGATCGGCACGATCCTGCTCGTCGCGCTCGCCCCGACGGTCGCCGACCTGGCGGTGGACATCGGCGCGCCGGACTACTTCGCCATCATGGTGCTGGCGTTCATCGCCGTGACGTCGGTGCTGGGTTCGTCCCGGATCAGAGGTCTCGCCTCGCTGCTGATCGGCCTGACCCTCGGCCTCGTCGGCCTGGACCAGATGACCGGCCAGCAGCGGCTCACCTTCGGCTCGCTGCAACTCGCCGACGGCATCGACGTGGTGATCGTGGCGGTCGGTCTGTTCGCGATCGGCGAGGCCCTGTGGGTGGCGGCGCACCTGCGGCGCAGCCCCGGCGAGCCGATCCCGGTGGGCCGCCCCTGGCTGGGCCGTGACGACGCGCGGCGGAGCTGGAAGTCATGGCTGCGCGGACCGCTCATCGGCTTCCCGTTCGGCGCGATCCCGGCCGGCGGCGCCGAGATCCCCACGTTCCTGTCGTACGCCACGGAGAAGCGGCTGTCGAAGCACAAGGACGACTGGGGCAAGGGCGCGATCGAGGGTGTGGCGGGGCCGGAGTCGGCGGCCTCGGCCTCCGCGGCGGGCACGCTGGTGTCCATGCTGACCCTGGGTCTGCCGACCACGGCGGTCGCGGCCGTCATGCTGGCGGCCTTCCAGCAGTACGGCATCCAGCCGGGCCCGCTCCTCTTCGAGCGCGAGCCGGACCTGGTGTGGGGCCTGATCGCCTCCCTCTTCGTCGGCATGGTGCTGCTGCTCGCGCTCAACCTGCCGCTGGCCCCGGTGTGGGCGAAGCTGCTGCGCATCCCCCGTCCGTATCTGTACGCGGGGATCCTGTTCTTCGCGGCGGTCGGCGCGTACGCGGTCGGCGGCGAGGTCATCGACCTGGTGATCCTCCTGGTCATCGGCCTGATCGGCTTCGGCATGCGGCGGTACGGCCTGCCGGTGCTGCCCGCCGTCATCGGCGTCATCCTCGGGCCCAACGCCGAGCAGCAGCTGCGGCGCGCCCTGCAGATCAGCGACGGCAGTGTCACGGGGCTGGTCGACACGCCGTTCGCGGTGACCGTGTACGCGGTGACGGCGCTGCTGCTGGTCTGGCCCCTGCTGCGGAAGCTCGTGACCCGCGCGCGCACCCGGGCCCACACGCATGAAAAGGCTTGA
- a CDS encoding tripartite tricarboxylate transporter TctB family protein, with translation MPETPPTPPTPADRRRAWLREHSELGVCVLLLALGTLVLTDALTMDVDITQRGPVGPKTVPIVVGIGLLVIAALLAVDVLRGGHGEAEGGEDVDLSEPADWRTVSLLAGVFLGAAVLIEPLGFPVAGALLFWGAAFALGSRRIDRDPLIAAVLSLTTYAVFNNLLGVPLPGGPLMGVL, from the coding sequence ATGCCCGAGACGCCCCCCACGCCTCCGACACCCGCGGACCGGCGGCGCGCGTGGCTGCGTGAGCACTCCGAACTCGGCGTCTGTGTACTGCTGTTGGCCCTCGGCACGCTGGTCCTGACCGACGCGCTGACCATGGACGTCGACATCACCCAGCGCGGCCCCGTCGGGCCGAAGACCGTGCCGATCGTGGTCGGCATCGGGCTCCTCGTGATCGCCGCGCTGCTCGCCGTCGACGTCCTGCGCGGCGGTCACGGCGAGGCGGAGGGCGGCGAGGACGTCGATCTGTCCGAACCCGCCGACTGGCGCACGGTGTCGCTGCTCGCCGGGGTGTTCCTCGGCGCGGCCGTCCTCATCGAACCGCTCGGCTTCCCCGTCGCGGGCGCACTCCTCTTCTGGGGAGCGGCCTTCGCGCTCGGCAGCCGCCGGATCGACCGGGACCCACTCATCGCGGCCGTCCTGTCCCTCACCACCTACGCCGTCTTCAACAACCTGCTCGGGGTGCCGCTGCCGGGCGGCCCGCTGATGGGAGTGCTGTGA
- a CDS encoding Bug family tripartite tricarboxylate transporter substrate binding protein translates to MRLSTPLALFGAAVLVLVGPPLLTTGGGAETGTQIPGLRFMVPNTPGGGYDITARTAAKNAEDAELTHNIEVFNLPGAGGTVGLSRLVSEHGNGKLAMSMGLGVVGAVRSNDAPKSLADTTPIARLTEEQDVVVVSKDSPYKSVDQLVDAWKANPGKLPVGGGSSPGGPDHLAPMLMARAAGIAPKDVNYIPFDGGGELLASILGSKVAFGVSGVGEYLDQIKAGELRVLAVTGPERVDELDAPTLKESGYDVDFTNWRGIVAPPGLSDAERDKLVRLVEELHDSPEWQKSLEQNGWDDAFMTGAKFGDFLDEQDERVVSVLKELGL, encoded by the coding sequence GTGCGCCTGAGCACTCCCCTCGCCCTCTTCGGGGCCGCCGTGCTCGTGCTCGTGGGACCTCCGCTGCTCACGACCGGCGGTGGCGCCGAGACCGGCACCCAGATCCCCGGCCTGCGCTTCATGGTCCCCAACACGCCCGGCGGCGGCTACGACATCACGGCCCGTACGGCGGCGAAGAACGCAGAGGACGCCGAACTCACCCACAACATCGAGGTGTTCAACCTGCCGGGCGCCGGCGGCACCGTCGGACTGAGCCGGCTGGTGAGCGAGCACGGCAACGGCAAGCTCGCCATGTCGATGGGCCTCGGTGTGGTGGGCGCGGTGCGCTCCAACGACGCGCCCAAGAGCCTCGCCGACACCACTCCGATAGCCCGGCTCACCGAGGAGCAGGACGTCGTCGTGGTCTCCAAGGACTCCCCGTACAAGTCCGTCGACCAGCTCGTGGACGCCTGGAAGGCGAACCCCGGCAAGCTTCCGGTGGGCGGCGGTTCCTCGCCCGGCGGGCCCGATCATCTCGCGCCCATGCTGATGGCGCGGGCCGCGGGCATCGCCCCGAAGGACGTCAACTACATCCCCTTCGACGGCGGTGGCGAGCTGCTCGCCTCGATCCTCGGCAGCAAGGTCGCCTTCGGGGTGTCCGGCGTCGGCGAGTACCTCGACCAGATCAAGGCGGGCGAACTGCGGGTGCTCGCAGTGACGGGGCCCGAGCGGGTCGACGAACTGGACGCGCCCACCCTGAAGGAGTCCGGCTACGACGTGGACTTCACCAACTGGCGCGGCATCGTGGCCCCGCCGGGACTTTCCGACGCCGAACGCGACAAGCTCGTACGCCTCGTCGAGGAGCTGCACGACTCCCCCGAGTGGCAGAAGTCCCTGGAGCAGAACGGCTGGGACGACGCCTTCATGACCGGTGCGAAGTTCGGCGACTTCCTCGACGAGCAGGACGAGCGTGTGGTTTCGGTGCTGAAGGAGCTGGGACTGTGA
- a CDS encoding sensor histidine kinase, with amino-acid sequence MVAAFRRQTLAGEMLVLQLAIVVVVLVAVAAVSLRQSEATFNRVEGRRVIALAEQLAANPLTRSQLVRSAPQQTLAPLVNSTQTQSGVTSVTVADADGRIVSSTDPTAIGGRLSLGEGVAEGRGWSGSLTLDGSRELVAQVPVLGATPENLGQPLGTVMIGEADPTAWQRLSGASSYLLAYLGIASGLGLVGSWLLARRVKRQTLGLEPREIAGLAEHREAMLYGIAEGVIALDPQHRLTLANDMGRRLLDLPADCVGRSLAELGIEGRLRDVLAGNEAGGRAGGSAERAERTERGRADGRGGAGERVRSGGRAGTGGHTGTGGRAGTGERDEVVVRHGRVLVMNRMTVTKDGRPLGSVTTLRDRTELARLEREIGSFRSSSETLRAQAHEFANQLHTISGLIQIGEQEEVVRYIRALNQRRQSLDVTLSRRVRDTAVAALLMAKSSLAAERKVSLRISDGTALDRLTPEDAADVATVVGNLVDNAVDAASVAATGRDPDEHEEHEEREEREEREERDGHEDHKAWVEVELRQDASSVEIVVRDSGPGVAPELAREVFSHGFTTKAAQEGERGIGLALTRLVCERHGGEISVTNTPDGAMFTARMTVSHLTDAVAEGATR; translated from the coding sequence GTGGTCGCCGCCTTCCGTCGTCAGACCCTCGCGGGCGAGATGCTGGTGCTTCAGCTCGCCATCGTGGTGGTGGTGCTGGTGGCCGTCGCGGCGGTCTCCCTCAGACAGTCGGAGGCGACCTTCAACCGCGTCGAGGGACGCCGGGTCATCGCGCTCGCCGAGCAGTTGGCCGCCAACCCCCTGACCCGCAGCCAACTCGTGCGGTCCGCGCCGCAGCAGACCCTCGCCCCGCTGGTGAACTCCACGCAGACTCAGTCCGGGGTCACCTCGGTGACGGTCGCCGACGCCGACGGCCGGATCGTCAGCTCCACCGACCCCACGGCGATCGGTGGCCGGCTGTCCCTCGGCGAGGGTGTCGCCGAGGGCCGCGGCTGGTCCGGCTCGCTGACGCTGGACGGCAGCCGCGAACTCGTGGCCCAGGTACCGGTGCTCGGCGCGACGCCGGAGAACCTCGGGCAGCCCCTGGGTACGGTGATGATCGGCGAGGCCGACCCGACGGCGTGGCAGCGGCTGAGCGGGGCGTCCTCGTACCTCCTCGCCTATCTGGGCATCGCCAGCGGGCTCGGGCTGGTCGGCTCCTGGCTGCTGGCCCGGCGCGTCAAACGGCAGACCCTCGGCCTGGAACCCCGCGAGATCGCCGGCCTCGCCGAGCACCGGGAGGCGATGCTGTACGGGATCGCCGAGGGCGTGATCGCCCTGGACCCGCAGCACCGGCTCACCCTGGCCAACGACATGGGAAGACGCCTCCTCGACCTGCCCGCGGACTGCGTGGGCCGCAGCCTCGCCGAACTCGGGATCGAGGGACGGCTGCGGGACGTCCTCGCGGGGAACGAGGCGGGGGGCCGGGCGGGTGGCTCCGCCGAGCGCGCAGAGCGCACGGAGCGCGGTCGTGCCGACGGGCGCGGCGGAGCCGGTGAACGTGTGAGGAGCGGCGGGCGTGCGGGGACCGGTGGACATACCGGGACCGGCGGGCGTGCGGGGACGGGCGAGCGCGACGAGGTCGTCGTCCGGCACGGCCGGGTGCTGGTGATGAACCGGATGACCGTCACCAAGGACGGCCGCCCGCTCGGCTCGGTCACCACGTTGCGCGACCGCACCGAACTGGCTCGGCTGGAACGGGAGATCGGATCCTTCCGCAGCTCCTCCGAGACGCTGCGCGCGCAGGCCCACGAGTTCGCCAACCAGTTGCACACCATCTCGGGGCTGATCCAGATCGGTGAACAGGAAGAGGTCGTGCGCTACATCCGCGCGTTGAACCAGCGCCGACAGTCCCTCGACGTCACCCTCAGCCGTCGGGTCCGCGACACCGCGGTCGCCGCCCTGCTCATGGCGAAGTCCTCCCTGGCGGCCGAACGGAAGGTCAGCCTGCGCATCTCGGACGGGACCGCCCTCGACCGGCTGACCCCGGAGGACGCCGCCGACGTGGCGACGGTGGTCGGCAACCTCGTCGACAACGCCGTGGACGCCGCGTCGGTCGCGGCGACCGGCCGCGACCCCGACGAACACGAGGAACACGAGGAACGCGAGGAACGCGAGGAACGCGAGGAACGCGACGGTCATGAGGATCACAAGGCGTGGGTCGAGGTCGAACTGAGGCAGGATGCTTCCAGTGTGGAGATCGTGGTCCGCGACTCGGGGCCCGGCGTCGCACCCGAACTCGCCCGGGAGGTGTTCTCGCACGGCTTCACCACCAAGGCCGCGCAGGAGGGCGAGCGGGGGATCGGCCTGGCACTCACCCGGCTGGTCTGCGAGCGTCACGGTGGCGAGATCTCGGTGACCAACACCCCCGACGGGGCGATGTTCACCGCACGTATGACCGTCAGCCACCTCACCGACGCGGTGGCGGAAGGAGCGACACGATGA
- a CDS encoding response regulator, with protein MNGAPRGADTAAVTGTADTIDVLVVDDDFMVARVHRAFVDRVEPFRVVGVASTGEQAARAVDELHPDLVLLDLYLPDVFGLDVIPRLRTAGHDCDVMVISAARETDAVRGAVRHGVVDYLLKPFEFEDLRVRLERYAVQRGRLLATVVHGQADVDRVLAGAAGPASAPATLPKGMSVETAALIERTLRTAENTLSAAECAALAGISRVSARRYLEHFHAVGRAEVTLRYGAAGRPERRYRFRGHAKTHLRPGDEARA; from the coding sequence ATGAACGGGGCGCCCCGTGGGGCAGACACGGCCGCGGTGACCGGCACGGCCGACACCATCGACGTACTCGTGGTCGACGACGACTTCATGGTGGCCCGGGTGCACCGCGCTTTCGTCGACCGCGTCGAGCCGTTCCGGGTCGTCGGTGTCGCCAGCACCGGCGAACAGGCCGCCCGCGCCGTCGACGAACTGCACCCGGATCTCGTCCTGCTCGACCTGTATCTGCCGGACGTCTTCGGGCTCGACGTCATCCCCCGGCTGCGTACCGCCGGCCACGACTGTGACGTCATGGTCATCAGCGCGGCCCGGGAGACCGACGCGGTCCGCGGCGCCGTCCGCCACGGCGTCGTCGACTACCTGCTCAAACCGTTCGAGTTCGAGGATCTGCGGGTCCGGCTTGAGCGGTACGCAGTCCAGCGGGGCCGGCTGCTCGCCACCGTCGTGCACGGGCAGGCCGATGTCGACCGGGTGCTGGCCGGAGCGGCCGGGCCGGCTTCGGCGCCCGCCACGTTGCCCAAGGGCATGAGCGTGGAGACGGCCGCGCTGATCGAACGCACGCTGCGGACCGCGGAGAACACCCTGTCCGCCGCCGAGTGCGCGGCCTTGGCCGGCATCTCCCGTGTCAGCGCCCGCCGCTACCTGGAGCACTTCCACGCCGTCGGCCGCGCCGAGGTGACCCTGCGCTACGGAGCTGCGGGTCGGCCCGAGCGCCGTTACCGGTTCCGCGGACACGCGAAGACACACCTGCGGCCCGGCGACGAGGCTCGCGCGTAG
- a CDS encoding phytanoyl-CoA dioxygenase family protein has protein sequence MARFVAHGSLRLDAVVPAGMNAEAIGFLGRGVPDVPYGSTVADAYPEGSFVRRLLDVPAVAGVLRGLVGPGPLVDHHAVHVREPREGAAQPLHGDAIIDVRTDAFDVQLMYYPQDVTLDMGGTLSVPGSHLRRTNESDTGRYQNLLGQSRLVCPAGTVVFLHHGLWHGGRRNDGDVTRYMFKIRFNPAVRQRRLWDTSDLADPRVAGELSTTFPWYEPATGRLELYNRVLLWRSLTGDESFDLEHWVTRVSNRPQREVA, from the coding sequence ATGGCCCGCTTCGTGGCCCACGGCTCGTTGCGTCTGGACGCGGTGGTCCCGGCGGGGATGAACGCCGAGGCGATCGGCTTCCTGGGGCGGGGCGTGCCCGACGTGCCGTACGGCAGCACGGTCGCGGACGCCTATCCCGAGGGTTCCTTCGTGCGACGGCTGCTCGATGTCCCGGCGGTGGCGGGGGTGCTGCGCGGTCTCGTCGGTCCCGGTCCGCTCGTCGACCATCACGCGGTGCACGTCCGCGAGCCGCGTGAAGGTGCGGCTCAGCCGCTGCACGGCGACGCCATCATCGATGTCCGCACGGACGCCTTCGACGTCCAGCTGATGTACTACCCGCAGGACGTGACCCTGGACATGGGCGGCACCCTGAGCGTGCCGGGCAGCCATCTGCGACGTACGAACGAGTCGGACACCGGCCGCTACCAGAACCTGCTCGGCCAGTCACGGCTGGTCTGCCCGGCGGGCACCGTGGTGTTTCTGCACCACGGCCTCTGGCACGGCGGGCGGCGCAACGACGGCGACGTGACGCGGTACATGTTCAAGATCCGCTTCAACCCGGCCGTACGGCAGCGCCGACTGTGGGACACCTCCGACCTCGCCGACCCACGGGTGGCCGGGGAACTCTCCACGACGTTCCCGTGGTACGAACCGGCCACCGGCCGTCTGGAGCTCTACAACCGCGTGCTGCTGTGGCGCTCGCTCACGGGCGACGAGTCCTTCGATCTGGAGCACTGGGTCACCCGTGTCTCCAACCGCCCTCAGAGGGAGGTCGCATGA
- a CDS encoding helix-turn-helix transcriptional regulator, translating to MLETSVHLGEPPLVANAGVGVHGVASRTDVFRLPELWQLHLYQYEAELTVDGTPHLIRPGRVSLVPPGATVRYRYQGRSEHLYAHLRIAASGTPRSVPVLQDAGAELPMLTGLLLQAVASAPGEPERTRAEIWTALWRVAHLAPGADRPGPHPAVTAAMAYVEGNLAAPLTVPAVARAAGVSHNHLTRLFRATTGGTVVAYIRRRRLDRARHLLRASTLSIPAVAASVGIPDLQAFNKACRRELGGSPRALRGETGTAPDPLAAA from the coding sequence ATGCTGGAGACGAGCGTCCACCTGGGCGAGCCGCCCCTCGTGGCCAACGCGGGCGTCGGCGTGCACGGTGTCGCGAGCCGCACGGACGTCTTCAGGCTGCCCGAGCTGTGGCAGCTGCACCTGTACCAGTACGAGGCCGAGCTGACCGTGGACGGCACCCCGCACCTCATCCGGCCGGGCAGGGTCAGCCTCGTACCGCCGGGCGCGACGGTCCGCTACCGCTACCAGGGCCGCTCGGAACACCTGTACGCACACCTGCGCATCGCCGCCTCCGGGACGCCGCGCAGCGTGCCCGTGCTACAGGACGCCGGAGCCGAACTCCCCATGCTGACCGGCCTGTTGCTACAGGCGGTCGCCTCCGCGCCGGGCGAACCCGAGCGCACCAGGGCCGAGATCTGGACCGCTCTGTGGCGCGTCGCCCACCTGGCTCCGGGTGCCGACCGTCCCGGCCCGCACCCGGCCGTCACCGCCGCGATGGCGTACGTCGAGGGCAACCTCGCCGCCCCGCTCACCGTGCCCGCCGTGGCCCGGGCCGCGGGCGTCTCGCACAACCACCTGACCCGGCTCTTCCGCGCCACCACGGGCGGCACCGTGGTCGCGTACATCCGCCGACGCAGGCTCGATCGCGCCCGCCACCTGCTGCGGGCCTCGACCCTGTCCATCCCGGCGGTCGCCGCGTCGGTCGGCATTCCCGACCTGCAGGCCTTCAACAAGGCCTGCCGACGTGAACTCGGCGGATCACCGCGAGCCCTGCGCGGTGAGACCGGCACGGCCCCCGACCCCCTTGCCGCCGCCTGA
- a CDS encoding methyltransferase codes for MTDRMTTPSAELMLARFPEDSRDQLRAWDASDEYLLKHLAADGQALDGTVVVVGDRWGALTTALQAHGPVQITDSFLTREATRANLARNGADQDSVRLLTTQDAVPERVDVLLVRVPKSLALLEDQLQRLAPSVHEGTVVVGTGMVKEIHTSTLKLFERIIGPTRTSLAEKKARLIFCTPNPGLVPSVNPWPLSYTLPDGIGPVSGRTVVNEAGVFCAERLDIGTRFFLQHLPYGRGAGRVVDLGCGNGVVGTAVALARPETEVLFVDESYQAVASAEATYRVNTDDAAEHGKAEFRVDDGLNGTPEDSVDLVLTNPPFHSHQATTDATAWRMFTGARRALRPGGELWVVGNRHLGYHVKLRRLFGNSELVASDAKFVVLKAVKQ; via the coding sequence ATGACCGACCGTATGACGACCCCCTCGGCCGAGCTGATGCTGGCGCGCTTCCCCGAGGACTCCCGTGACCAGCTCCGTGCGTGGGACGCCTCCGACGAGTACCTGCTGAAGCATCTCGCGGCCGACGGGCAGGCGCTCGACGGCACGGTCGTCGTGGTCGGTGACCGCTGGGGTGCCCTCACCACGGCCCTGCAGGCCCATGGACCGGTGCAGATCACCGACTCGTTCCTCACCCGCGAGGCGACCCGGGCGAATCTGGCGCGCAACGGCGCCGACCAGGATTCCGTGCGTCTTCTCACCACGCAGGACGCGGTGCCCGAGCGTGTCGACGTGCTGCTGGTGCGCGTACCCAAGAGCCTCGCGCTCCTGGAGGACCAGTTGCAGCGGCTGGCACCCTCCGTGCACGAGGGAACGGTCGTCGTCGGCACCGGCATGGTCAAGGAGATCCACACCTCGACGCTGAAGCTGTTCGAGCGGATCATCGGGCCGACCAGGACGTCACTGGCCGAGAAGAAGGCGCGGCTCATCTTCTGCACGCCGAACCCCGGGCTCGTGCCGTCGGTGAACCCCTGGCCGCTCAGCTACACGCTGCCCGACGGCATCGGCCCCGTCTCGGGCCGTACCGTCGTCAACGAGGCGGGTGTGTTCTGCGCCGAGCGCCTGGACATCGGCACCCGGTTCTTCCTTCAGCATCTGCCGTACGGGCGGGGTGCCGGGCGTGTCGTGGACCTGGGCTGCGGAAACGGCGTGGTCGGTACCGCGGTGGCGCTGGCGCGGCCGGAGACCGAGGTGCTGTTCGTGGACGAGTCGTACCAGGCGGTGGCCTCGGCCGAGGCGACGTACCGGGTGAACACCGACGACGCGGCGGAGCACGGCAAGGCGGAGTTCCGCGTCGACGACGGCCTGAACGGGACGCCGGAGGACAGCGTCGACCTGGTCCTGACCAACCCGCCCTTCCACTCGCACCAGGCGACGACCGACGCCACGGCGTGGCGGATGTTCACCGGGGCGCGGCGCGCGCTGCGGCCGGGCGGCGAGCTGTGGGTGGTCGGCAATCGCCATCTGGGCTACCACGTGAAGTTGCGGCGGCTCTTCGGCAACAGTGAACTGGTCGCGAGCGACGCGAAGTTCGTCGTCCTGAAGGCCGTCAAGCAGTAA
- a CDS encoding alpha-ketoglutarate-dependent dioxygenase AlkB family protein: protein MDAELFPRSRTEIAPGAVHLPDWLTSERQRVLLEACRDWARPPAGLRTVRTPGGGTMTSRQVCLGWHWYPYGYATTVVDGDGAPVKKFPEWLGDLGRRAVRDAFRDHATTAGTPPPPYEYDIALINFYDADARMGMHRDSDEKSDDPVVSLSLGDTCVFRFGNTGSRGRPYTDVELRSGDLFVFGGASRLAHHGVPRVHAGTAPPELGLTGRLNITLRVSGLQAV, encoded by the coding sequence ATGGACGCCGAACTGTTTCCCAGGAGCCGTACGGAGATCGCGCCGGGCGCCGTGCACCTGCCGGACTGGCTGACGTCCGAGCGCCAGCGCGTGCTCCTGGAGGCATGCAGGGACTGGGCCCGCCCGCCCGCCGGACTGCGCACGGTCCGTACACCCGGCGGCGGCACGATGACCTCCCGGCAGGTCTGCCTCGGATGGCACTGGTATCCGTACGGGTACGCGACCACGGTCGTCGACGGTGACGGGGCGCCCGTGAAAAAGTTTCCCGAATGGCTCGGGGACCTGGGCCGCCGGGCGGTACGGGACGCCTTTCGGGACCACGCCACGACGGCGGGGACACCGCCGCCCCCGTACGAGTACGACATCGCGCTGATCAATTTCTATGACGCCGACGCCCGTATGGGTATGCATCGCGACAGCGACGAGAAGTCCGACGACCCCGTGGTGTCGCTGAGCCTCGGTGACACCTGCGTCTTCCGGTTCGGCAACACCGGGTCGAGAGGCCGCCCCTACACGGACGTGGAGCTGCGCAGCGGCGACCTGTTCGTGTTCGGCGGCGCGTCCCGGCTCGCCCACCACGGTGTGCCGCGCGTGCACGCGGGCACGGCCCCGCCCGAGTTGGGGCTGACGGGCCGCCTGAACATCACCCTGCGGGTGAGCGGCCTCCAGGCCGTCTGA
- a CDS encoding ROK family protein, which translates to MSGNAAPGAVGEGSTRTRLDRGRGALGPALELVHTGRAPTRAVLTAELGVTRATAGAVAAELEALGLIRVDARPGAAAGSQGRPSHRLELAEDGPVALAAQVHADGFRAALVGLGGRIVATAPGCETVDADPAKVLSSVVEAGAELLRETGRRCVGAGVAVPSAVAEPEGTALNPLHLAWPAGAPVREIFAECVRAAGITGPAFAANDVNLAALAEHRHGAGRGSRDLLCVATGHRGVGGALVLDGRLHTGSSGLALEVGHLTVNPEGRPCHCGSRGCLDVEADPLAFLTAAGRDPGPEVSLLQQSNELIRDHRADPGVRTAVEALIDRLGLGLAGLVNILNPDRIILGGLHRSLLDADPERLRAVVADRSLWGQSGGVPILACTLDHNSLVGAAELAWQPVLDDPIRALAQA; encoded by the coding sequence ATGAGCGGCAATGCGGCCCCCGGAGCGGTGGGAGAAGGAAGCACCAGGACGCGGCTGGACCGAGGGCGCGGTGCGCTCGGGCCCGCGTTGGAACTCGTGCACACCGGACGCGCGCCGACCCGGGCCGTGCTCACCGCCGAGCTGGGCGTCACCCGCGCGACGGCGGGAGCGGTCGCCGCGGAGCTGGAGGCGCTCGGCCTGATCCGCGTCGACGCCCGCCCCGGCGCCGCGGCCGGTTCGCAGGGCCGCCCCTCACATCGGCTCGAACTCGCCGAGGACGGCCCGGTCGCCCTCGCCGCCCAGGTGCACGCCGACGGCTTCCGCGCCGCCCTGGTCGGCCTCGGCGGCCGGATCGTGGCTACCGCACCCGGCTGCGAGACCGTGGACGCCGACCCGGCGAAGGTGCTCAGCTCGGTCGTGGAGGCGGGCGCCGAACTGCTCCGGGAGACCGGCCGCCGCTGTGTGGGCGCCGGAGTGGCCGTCCCGTCGGCCGTCGCCGAACCCGAGGGCACCGCGCTCAACCCGCTCCACCTGGCCTGGCCGGCCGGCGCGCCCGTGCGGGAGATCTTCGCGGAGTGCGTCCGCGCGGCCGGCATCACCGGTCCGGCGTTCGCCGCCAACGACGTCAACCTCGCCGCGCTCGCCGAACACCGGCACGGCGCGGGGCGCGGCTCCCGAGACCTGCTCTGTGTCGCGACCGGGCACCGGGGAGTCGGCGGTGCGCTGGTCCTCGACGGGCGCCTGCACACGGGCAGTTCGGGCCTCGCGCTCGAAGTCGGACACCTCACGGTCAACCCGGAGGGCCGCCCCTGCCACTGCGGCAGCCGGGGCTGCCTGGACGTCGAGGCGGACCCCCTGGCGTTCCTGACGGCGGCCGGCCGTGACCCCGGCCCCGAGGTGTCACTGCTCCAGCAGTCCAACGAGCTGATCCGCGACCACCGCGCCGACCCGGGCGTACGCACCGCCGTCGAGGCACTCATCGACCGGCTGGGCCTTGGCCTCGCGGGCCTGGTCAACATCCTCAACCCGGACCGCATCATCCTCGGCGGCCTGCACCGCTCCCTCCTCGACGCCGACCCGGAGAGGCTGCGCGCCGTGGTGGCCGACCGGAGCCTGTGGGGGCAGAGCGGGGGCGTACCCATCCTGGCCTGCACGCTGGACCACAACAGCCTGGTGGGCGCGGCCGAGCTGGCGTGGCAGCCGGTGCTGGACGACCCGATCAGGGCCCTGGCACAGGCCTGA
- a CDS encoding SHOCT domain-containing protein: MQTLAHWDGGPGPWILFFPLIWAAVVIGVVTLLRRTVWRGRRGPWHGPDPTRPSGDSPIAMLGRRFASGEIDEDEYWRRLSVLEEQFGRTTADERFGRTGKGGAA; encoded by the coding sequence ATGCAGACCCTGGCGCACTGGGACGGCGGGCCCGGCCCGTGGATCCTGTTCTTCCCGCTGATCTGGGCGGCCGTCGTGATCGGCGTCGTGACCCTTCTGCGCCGCACGGTGTGGCGTGGCCGCCGCGGCCCCTGGCACGGCCCGGACCCCACCCGCCCGTCCGGCGACTCGCCGATCGCGATGCTCGGCCGGCGCTTCGCCTCCGGCGAGATCGACGAGGACGAGTACTGGCGCCGCCTGTCCGTCCTGGAGGAGCAGTTCGGACGGACGACCGCGGACGAGCGCTTCGGACGTACCGGCAAGGGCGGTGCGGCATGA